GCGCGACGTATAGATATTTCTAGTTTAAAACCAGTAGCCACCGTAGCTGATATTTTAGAAGCACGGCAAGAAGTTAAACGAGTGCAAGTATCTGAAAAGATTATCGATTATCTCTTAGCTTTAGTAAGAGCCTCGCGTCAATTTCCTGATTTAGCATTAGGTGCGTCACCCCGTGCTGCTGGTGCTTGGTTGCAAACATCCCAAGCCGCCGCATGGTTAGCAGGACGCGATTTTGTCACACCCGATGATGTTAAAGCTGTAGCTTCACCTTTGTTACGTCATCGCTTGCTTCTTAAACCAGAAGCTATGTTAGATGGTTTACAAATTGATGCGATTATTGCGTCGGTAATCAATCAAGTTCAAGTCCCTCGATGAGAAATCAAGAACTAACAGGTGATGAATCAGCTTTAGTAAATCCTAGCTCTAATTTAAATATTAATTCAAAAATTGTACCAAGTATGCAAAGCAATTAATCATCAAATGAGTAAGAATCTAAATAGGTTATTCAATTTAATAATTACTCGTTTGACCAAAGGAATATTAACTATTCCAGCTCCCGATAATTGGTTTATAACAGTAATAATGTTAGTGTTTTATTCATTAATCGCTTTACCAATTGGTTTATATTTTGGATTTCTTAAATTTGGGTGGGCGCAGTTAACACTAGGAGATTTTTTTACGGTTGTCGGTATTTGTTTGTTTGCACCAGCAATTACTGAAGAGTTATTTTTTCGAGTTTTACTTCTACCTCACATTACAGAAGAGGTGACTAAGATAAGAAAAATGTTGTGGGGATGTATAAGTTTGGCAATTTTTATTGTTTACCATCCTCTCAATGCTTTAACAGCATATCCGGCTGGGAATCCCACCTTTATGAATGTAATATTTTTATTCCAGGCGGGAGTTTTAGGCATTATTTGTACTGTTGCTTATTTACAAAGTGGCTCTCTATGGCCTTCAGTTATAATGCACTGGATAATTGTAGTAGTTTGGCTAGTGCTTTTTGGTGGATATGAAAAACTGAGTACTTGATGAATTGATTGAATTATTCAGCGTAAAATTATCATTTATATTTTTAAAATGGTTCCAGCAAGAAGAGTTTATTTTTTATTAGGATTAGGAATTGCGATCGCACCCATTCTATCCTTATTCCTATCCATTCCCGTTAGTATCGCCATCACTTTATTATTTGATGCCATTATTCTGATATTGATGATTGTGGATGGGTTGCGAGTCCGTCCATTACGAGTGCAAATCAAGCGCGACTTACCGCAACGCTTATCAATTGGGCGAGATAATCCGGTAATGTTTACGGTAACAGCCGCAAACACTGACGGAATTATTCAAATTCGTGATTACTATCCCCCAGAATTTGGCGTATCTACCCCAACACTCACCGCCACTATTCCCGCTAACACTACCCAAGAATTAACTTACACTGTCCACCCCAAACAACGCGGCGAATTTCCTTGGGGAAATATTCAAGTGCGACAGTTGGGAACTTGGGGGTTAGCTTGGCATAATTGGCAAATACCGCAAAATGTTTCAGTCAAAGTTTATCCTGATTTAATTGGATTGCGATCGCTCTCTATTCGCCTCACATTACAATCATCAGGTTCCATACGCCAATCTCGCCGGATGGGTATCGGTACAGAGTTTGCGGAACTGCGGAACTATCACACTGGTGATGATTTACGCTTTATTGATTGGAAAGCCACCGCCAGGAGAACTACTGGGAACACACCGCCTTTGGTAAGGGTATTAGAACCAGAACAAGAACAAACCTTGATTATTTTATTAGATCGTGGTCGGCTGATGACAGCACAAGTCAAAGGCTTACAGCGATTTGATTGGGGTTTAAATGCTACTTTATCATTAGCATTAGCCGGATTACATCGGGGCGATCGCGTCGGGGTGGGTGTATTTGACCGCCAAATGCACACATGGGTATCACCAGAACGCGGACAATCTCATCTCGGTAAGCTAATTGATTATCTCACGCCAATTCAACCAGTTTTACTCGAATCTGATTATTTAGGGGCTGTTACCAATGTAGTGCAAAGGCAAACTCGCCGCGCCTTAGTAGTTGTCATCACCGATTTAGTTGATGTCACCGCCTCTACAGAATTATTAGCTGCACTTTCCCGGTTAGCACCCCGTTATTTACCATTCTGCGTCACTTTGCGAGATCCCCAAGTTGATCATCTAGCGCACACATTTACTCAAGAACTTACAGCAGCCTATAGTCGCGCTGTGGCTTTAGATTTATTAGCACAACGCCAAGTAGCCTTTGCTCAATTAAAGCAAAAGGGTGTCTTAGTACTCGATGCGCCAGCAAATCAAATTACTGACCAGTTGGTTGAAAGATATCTGCAACTTAAAGCCAGAAATCAGTTATGAATGGTCAATTGCACTATTTTAGAGTTTTACGCCGATAAATAGAGAGGCTGACTTATATTTAAAATATGCCCAAGTTAGACATTATCCACAACTCTGTAAAAAATGCACTGATAAAAGATGGCTGGGTGATTACAGATGACCCTTACATAATTCAGTATCGAAAAACTGTACTATATGCTGATATTGGTGCTGAACGCCCGATCGCGGCCCAACGAGATGGACAAAAGCTGGTTGTGGAAGTAAAAAGCTTTATTGGCACATCAAAAATACAAGATTTGAAGGAAGCTCTTGGTCAGTATGACATCTACCGTTATCTTCTAGAAGAAACAGCACCAGACCGTAAATTATATATTGCTATCAGCAAAGTTGCATATAAAACTTTCTTTATTCAGGATATAACTCAACTCATTCTCAATAAGCATAGACTTCCAATTATTGTCGTAGACATAGAAACCGAGGAGATTCAACAATGGATAAATTAACTGAATATCCTAAGTTAATTAAGCGAATTTTAACTGAGTATGTAGAACTGAGCAACCGCCATTCCAACTCAGATATAGAGAGATTTTTGATTGTGGATGAATCACAGAATAATTATATTTGGATGAATCTCGGTTGGCAGAATGGCGATCGCGTTTCTGGTATAACAGTCTATGTTCGGATTCGTGATGGCAAATTCTGGATTGAAGAGGATTGGACGGAAGATGGTATTGCAACGGATCTAGTTCGTGCAGGTGTTCCTAAAGATGATATTGTACTAGCGTTTCATGAACCACAAATGAGGCAGTATACAGATTTTGCTGTAGCATCTTAATTCTTGTTTAAACACAGATAAACATAATATTTATCTGTGCTTTTTTCTGCAAATAATTGGCATTAATATTTAATTAAAGTGCTTGAAAATTCTCAATTGTCAAGTACAATTCTTCATCAGCCTGTTGGAAACTGTAGTCAAGGCTAATTTGGGTGGGATAACCAAGCTGACGATTGTACTGCACATCAATATTATCTGCTCGACGGGCGATCGCATCGGCAATCACATTAAATAATTTGGGAATTGTTTTGTATCTTTCAAAAAATTCTGGGTTACTAACTGGCTGACCTGTTGTGGTGGTTATGGAGACTACATATCAATTATTAATTTAGGGCTTGTTCGACACATCCCAAATATCTTGTCGAGTCTGCTCTTTTTCTATTAGTAACTGAATTTTTAGCGGTAATTTTAAAGCTGGTCGCATAGACTATAATTCCTCATCTAATAATTCTCTTTCTAAAAGCATATAAATCATTAATTTATCCTTGTTATTTAGTTTCAGTCAAAAAATTATCGCCAAAATTGTCCATAAATTATAAAGTCGGCTTTTTGGTAGATGAGTTTTATCAAAATCCGATAAAACATTTAATAAATACAGCTTATCTATTTATAAAAAATCTATTTGAGAATTTATTTTTTGCAAAATACTTTAAATCGATATACAAACCGTATATTATTTAAATAATCTCTCACAAACTGTTCTAAAAATCAAGCTATTAGCAAGGCAAAACAGCAATTTATTGATGAGCAATGTAGCCGTGAACTGTTAATTGGGATAAATATATGACAGGTAAATTAGAAGGAAAAGTAGCAATTGTTACTGGAGCTTCTGCGGGGATAGGTGAAGCAACTGCGATCGCCTTAGCCGCAGAAGGAGCGCAAGTAGTGATTGCAGCAAGGCGTTCTGACCGACTAGATACAGTAGCGCAAAAGATTACGGAGAATGGCGGTAAAGTATTACCGATAGTCACAGATGTTACCGATGAAGCCCAAGTCAAAAATTTGGTAGATAAAGCGATCGCCGCCTGGGGAAGAGTTGATATCTTAGTCAACAATGCGGGAATTGCTGTTATCGGCGAGATTGACGGCGGTAACACAGCAAATTGGCGACGGATGATTGATATCAATGTTTTAGGCGTGCTGTATGCGACACACTCCGTTTTGCCAATTTTGAAAGCACAAAATTCTGGACATATCGTTAACATCTCTTCAGTGGCGGGTCGTACAGCTAGAGCTGGGATTGGAATCTACAACGCCACAAAATGGGGTGTCAATGGTTTTTCGGAAGCACTGCGTCAAGAAGTTTACCAACATAACATCCGCGTCACTATCATCGAACCCGGTTTAGTTGATACAGAAATCAACGACTTGATTGACGACCCCATCGCTAAAGAACGTAGTGAAGAACGACGTAAAACAGTCACCCCACTAGAAAGCGAAGATATAGCCGCAGCTATTGTCTATGCAGTGACTCAACCGCCACGGGTGAATGTAAATGAAATTCTCATCCGTCCCACACAACAGGGATGGTAATCAATTCCGCAACATTATTGGAAATTACAAAAATATGACCACTCCAACTACAGCATCTACCTGGGAACAGTTATCGGAAATTGCTCAAAAACACACCCCGGCGCGGCGGGTACGGCGACCAGGACAGTCTCCATCTACTGCACCTATTCCTAGCAGTCTGCATAAACTACCACCAGACACCACACCACCCGTATTGCTTTACCGCGATACAAACTCTTGGTGTCCTTTTTGTGAAAGAGTGTGGTTTGCTTTAGAAGAAAAACAAATTCCCTTTGAAACAGAGTTTATTGACTTAAGCAATAAACCCAAATGGTATACCGATTTAGTTCCCACAACCCTTGTCCCAGCAGCCAAAATCGAAGGTCAATTAGTCTACGAATCCAAAGATATTCTCTTAGCTTTAGAAGCCAGATTTCCTAGTCCGTCACTACTTCCTGAAGACCCAGAAGAAAACGCTGTAGCTAGACAGTGGGTGGAAGACGCAGAGACTAATGGTTTTCGCAATCTTGCTTATAAGTTCTTGCGGGAAACTCCGACCGATGCGGATGAGTTAGCTAACTTGCAAGCTACCTTTGAAGCCAGTCTAGACGAGTTGGAGCAAACTTTGGGCAAATATCCAGGCCCCTACTTTTTATCAACCTTTAGCTTAGTTGATATTATGTATAGCCCCCATCTAGATAGACTGGCGGCGAATTTACCTGTGTATCGGGGCTATCAAATCAAAGGAAACCCCCGCTTCCCTCGAATTAATGCTTGGTTTGCAGCGTTGAATGAACGTCCTGCCTATCATCGAGTCAAATCAGACGACACCACTAATAATTTACTGCTGCGCCGGAGGTTTGGTATAGAACCAACAGGAAACGCCTTACCTTTAAATACAGCAGATAGTAATGCTATTCAATATCGCGCCGAAGCAGCAGAAAGACTCAGCGATAACCATGAAGTTGCGATCGCAGATATTATCAAAAATTCTGGTGTGCAAGCACTCGCTGTAGACGGTGATATTACCACAGTCAAAGAAGCAGTAGACTTGCATTTAAGACTGTTGGCAGAATACCTGATTCATGGTGATAGCGCACCCTTACCAGGAGGTCGCACTGGTGGCAAAAATAGTATAGAAACAACAATATCAGCTGTAGGTGCGATCGCTCTTGCCTACGTCAGAAATCGCGTCTGTGCGCCGCGTGATATGAGTGCTGGTGCAGCCACCGCATTCCGCGCCGCCGTTGATCAGGTTTTGGCTTCTTTGTATTAAGCTCATAATTAATTTCATAAAATTGGGAAGTAGTAATTACTACTTCCCAAATAACCGTAACCGCAAATTTGAAACCCTAGAGTAAAGAAATATAGATGGGACTTACGCATAAAGATTTTCTGTGGAGACTGGGTGTAAGGGTTTTAGATACATACACCCCTACACCCTCTCCCCAACTCTTGATTTTTCGTTTTTATGCGTAAGTCCTACTATTTTTGAGCAACTGCAACACCATTCGGTTCGCCAAGCACTTTGGCAAATCTTTCTAAATAGAAACTGACAGGATTTGCTACTGCTTGAACAGACTCACGACTTTCTACTGCATTCCACCATTGCAGCAAGCGGGGTGTTTCTGCTGGTAATGTAAACTTACGGAAGTGTTCGAGGACAGGTAAACGCTCAAACCAAGGATAAAAGCTGATATCCACTAAACTAAACTGTTCGCCAAACCAGTAAGGGCCATTACCAGAAAACTTACCTAATCCTTCTTGCTCAATATACAAAAGCGCTTCGATAAATTCTTTGCGCCCTTGTTCTTGTTCTTGAGCATCTTTACCACGCAAGAATTTGTTAAACGCCGGGACAAAACGAGTATTGGCGTAATCAATCCAAATCCGCGCGATCGCTTTTGTCGTAGGATCATGAGGTAACAAAGCTGGCTCTGGAAAGACTTCTTCTAGATATTCATTAATCACCGCAGATTCATAAATTTCTACATCCCCATGCTTGATTGCGGGAACCTTACCATAGCGCGAAACCTGCGTAAAATCTGATGGTTTGTTCTGTAAGTCAATTTCAATTGGCGTAAAGTCAATTTTCTTTTCTAGCAAAACCACGCGGGTTCTTTGAGAAAAGGTAGAGGCTTTAGCGAAGTAAAGTTGTAAGTTACTCATGAAATTTTTCCTTGTATGGCAGTTTAAATTGCACCTTAAAGTTCAAGCAAACAGAAGTTTACTTAAACTTAAAGTACGATAAACCTATAGAATTACCGTAGAATATCAAGAGTATTACATATCCTTTGGGAAAACACAACATTACTCTCAACATGTCTTCCTTGCCTCTTTTATTAAATAGAACTGCTAGATATGTAATACTTAGTAATAATGATTGTTAGTAAATCTAACTATCACCAGTCTGTTAGGTCACTTTACACCACAAAACATCAGACCAAAACCAGATATAAAGATGATGAAAGAAATATCACGTCGCCAATTTATCACCACAGCCACTCTGACGACAGGCTTTGTTTTAGCGGTACAGCCTGTATTTGCTAAAGTAATTACCACCGATAGCAAGGGCTTAACTGCGGGTGCGGTGAAAATTCCGGTTAAAGATGGTGAAATCCCAGCTTATAGAGCCGTACCTGCGACTGGAAGCAATTTTCCCGTGGTTTTGGTAATTCAAGAAATTTTTGGTGTACATGAGCATATTCAAGATGTTTGTCGTCGCTTTGCCAAATTGGGGTATTTAGCGATCGCACCAGAATTATTTGTGCGTCAAGGTGATGTGTCAAAATTAAGTAACATAGACGAAATCCGTCAGATAGTAGCGAAAGTCCCCGATGCACAAGTACTATCCGACCTAGATGCAACAGTCAACTGGGCAGTAAAATCAGCTAAGGGAAATACCAAGCGAATTGGAATTACAGGCTTTTGCTGGGGTGGTAGGATCACATGGCTATATGCTGCACATAATCCCCAAGTCAAAGCAGGTGTAGCATGGTATGGCAGACTTGTGGGTAATGCTAGTGAACTCACACCCAAACATCCCGTTGATATTGCTTCCACATTAAAAGTACCTGTCTTGGGACTCTACGGCGGTAAAGATACAGGCATACCTGTAGATACAGTAGAACAAATGCGCGATCGCCTCAAATCCAGCAGCAGCAAATCGGAAATTATCGTCTACCCAGATGCACCCCACGCCTTTTTTGCAGATTATCGCCCATCTTACCGCGAGCAAGAAGCTAAAGAAGGCTGGCAAAAACTCCAAGCATGGTTTAAGCAACATGGGGTGTAATATCTTGTGCAGCCAAAGACTCATCATTAGACTTGCAAAGAAGCAAGGGAGAGGTTGAAAGATGAAAAAGTCCAACTACTACGACAATATTGCACCAATCTATGACCAAACACGTTGGTTATCAGAATTAATAGCAGAAGAAGTAGCGGACTTTATTCTTCAACTTGTTTGTGCCGCACCTGAGACATCTTTTTTAGAGCCTGGTGTCGGCACAGGATTAAATGTTATACCTCTCGTCAAACGAGGCTATTCTGTAACAGGAATTGATGTCTCTGAAGAAATGCTAAATCAGTGTCGTCAAAAATTAAATGGTACTCCTGAAAATTTGCGCCTCATTCAAGCAGATGCGTCACAATTACCATTTTCAGATAACAGTTTTGATGTTGTGTTAACTGTTCATATACTCCACACGGTTGCTGATTGGAGAGCATTTTTAGATGAAATTGAGCGAGTGCTGAAGCCAGGAGGTTTTTATCTCAATTGTCAATGGATTACTCCACCAGCTAGAAGAGAATTTGAAAGCTATTTCCGAAGCATCCTATCTAAGTATGAAGAATCAAAGCCGATTTCTCAACCAATACACGCAATAGATGTACAAGAATATTTACATCAAAAAGGTTACATTGCTAATTATTTAGTAGCTAAAGAATGGTTAGTCAGCAACACAATTGATGATTTAATCAATTTTTTTCAATCACGAGCCTACGGTTTATGTTGGGGATTGTCAGATGATAAATATCATTTGGCTATCAACGAATTTAAAGAATTTTGTCTCAATCATTATGGTTCGTTAGATAAAATTATATCTTCTCCAGCAAAGTTTGAAATCTGGGCTTACAGAAAAGTATGAAATTATGCCGAAATTAGCTGAATTAGCAAGATAAAAACTAGTAAATTAAACTTGCAATCTGAATTGGAGAAATAAACTCAATGACAACCACTGCATTAATTGTTGGTGCTGGTAATGGACTAAGTGCATCCCTCGCACGTTTGTTCGCTGCTGAAGGGATGAGCGTTGCTTTAGCCGCACGACGCATTGATAAGCTGAGTACATTGTCTCAAGAGATTGGCGCAGTTAGTTTTGCCTGTGATGCTTCTCAACCAAACGATGTCAACCAACTATTCAACAATGTAGAACAAAAGTTAGGAGCGCCAACTGTTGTAGTTTATAATCCGAGTTTTCGAGTTACAGGTAAGTTGATTGACCTTGACCCTAGTGAGGTGGCAAAATCTCTGGAAATTACTGCTTATGGTGGCTTTTTGGTAGCGCAAGCCGCCGCGAAACGGATGCTGAAATTAGGAGAAGGGTCAATTTTCTTTACAGGTGCGTCGGCTAGTGTCAAAGGTTATCCGCGTTCTGCGCCCTTTGCTATGGGGAAATTTGCTTTGCGGGGTTTAGTTCAAAGCATCGCGCGGGAACTAGCACCGCAGAATGTACATGTAGCGCACTTTATTATTGATGGTGGGATTCGTTCAGACATACGACAAGAAGCCACCGATAAACCTGATAGTTTACTAGATCCAGATGCGATCGCTCAAACTTACCTCAACATTCTCCGTCAACCCCGCAGTGCTTGGACATGGGAAATTGAATTACGGCCTTGGGTGGAAACATTTTAATCAAATCCTTGATTTTACCCAGTCCGCTTATGCGGACTTTGTTTGTATAGCCGCGAATTCATTCGCCTAGGCTGAAATTGACTAACGACGTTTGCGGTTACAATACAACACCAAAAATATAAATAATCCTAGTCCCACAAGATATTTAATTGGGTTTGGTACATTGGGATTAGGCGAAAAAAAGCCTTCTATTGTACCAGCAATAATTAACATAGGTACAATCCCAAAAACTAATTGTGCTGCTTGGGAACCATAAAACTTTAACGCATCACCACGGCGATATTTACCAGGAAATAAAATTGCTCTGGCTAATAATAAACCTGCACCACCAGCAAAAAAGATTGCGGGTAATTCTAAAGCACCGTGGGGAAAAACAAAAGCCCAAAAAGGATAAGCTAAATTATTTTGACCGACTAAAGTACCAACAGCGCCAATTAATAAACCATTGAATACCATTAAATAAGTTGTGTATGCTCCCGCAGAGATTCCACCAGCAACCGCACCAAAAGACACCGAAAGATTATTAATCATGATGCTGCTGGATGCTAACGGTTCAACTCCCACAATCGATCCCATCCATAATTTATGCTCATCCCGTACCTGAGAAATTAAGTGTTGTGGTACTACAAGAGACATAAATGTTGGGTCTTGCCAAGCATACCACCAAGCCACCAATGCCCCTAGCAAAAATAAACCTGTAGCTGTGGCAATGTAGATAAATGTTTGCTGCACTACAGATGGTAAACCCCAACGGTAAAATTCCAGCGCCGCCCGCCATTCTTGTCGGCGCGAACCTTGGTAAATGTGCGTGTAACCACGAGTTGTTAAATTTTGCAAACTTTGGATTAAAGTTTGACCAATTTGTTGTGTGCGGGCGCGGGCTAAATCAGCTGCAACAGAACGATATAAACTGGCTAATTCTCTAATTTCCTGGGCGCGGACTGATTTCAGCCCCTTTTTTTCTACTTGCTTTAATAAGGTATCTAAACGCTGCCAATTTGGTTCTCTGCGGGCAATCCAACGTTGAATGTTCATAAAGTAGGGGAGTAATTTGTAAATAACGTGATGTGCAACAACCCCCCTCTCCAAACCTCTCCCCTGGGAGGAGCTACGGTGTACACACATCTTTGTGCTGGGTGCAACATGTGGTTTGATCCCCCTAAATCCCCCTTCAAAAGGGGGACTTTGATTCTTGTTCCCCCTTTTTTAAGGGGGGTTAGGGGGGATCAAAACTTTATGGGGCAAGGTTGATCAGACTTGTGTGTATACGGAGCCTGGGAGGAGAGAGGCTTTGACTCTTGCTCCCCTTCCCTCTTAGGGAAGGGGTTGGGGGTTAAGTTTGAGCAAAAGTTGCACAGGGCGTTAAATCATTTAGGATTGTTAGATTTTAGGTTAGCAATTAAGATTCATTTTCTAAAATTTAGTCACCAACGCAGCCTGAAACATCGATAAATTCTACATTTCTTAATTACGAATTACGAATTACGAATTACGAATTGCTCTAACCTACCTTAAGATAGCCACAAATTCACAACTGTACTTTCAGGGAAATTTGGCATCATGTCTGGAAACCTTGGTTCTCCCACACCCATACAACCACTCAGCGTGGGGAATGTTGTCAGCGCAGGAATCCGCTTGTATCGTTCTCATCTTAAGGATTATTTTTTACTGGCATTGAGAGCATATATATGGTTATTCATACCTGTATATGGATGGGCAAAGTGTTACGCTCTCATTTCGCTGATTTCGCGTTTGGCTTTTGGTGAATTAGTTAATCAGCCTGAAACTATCTCATCAGGTGAGCGCTTTGTCAATTCTCGGAAGTGGCAATTTTTGCTGATGATGCTGTTAATGTTTCTGGTAGGTATAGGTGTTGTTGTTGGGATGGTGATTTTATTTGCGTTGTTTGGTGTTTTATCAGCAGCCTTGGTTGGGGGAGTTGGTCAACAGGGAAATCCTGCTAGTATTGTTTTATTGATTGCGATAGCTCTTGTTGTAGGTATTGCAGCTTTTATCGGAGTTTTATGGCTGTTAACGCGGTTTTATTTAGTGGATGTACCCTTAGCTATCGAAGAGAATATTGATGCGACATCAACCATTAGCCGCAGTTGGGAGTTAACCCAAGGTTATGTTTGGCGGATTATGTTTATTTCCTTTGTGGCTTTTTTGATTACAATACCAATTCAAATAGCATTTCAAATTGTTTCGGGAATTGTTCAGTTGGTTCTTGGCTCCTTGATTGGAGAAGATTTAGGATTTTTTACTCTAGTTTATTCTGTGTTAATTTTGGCTTTAAGTTTTGCTGGCAGTGCTGCAATTGTACCGTTTTGGCAAACAGTCAAAGCAGTGATTTATTACGACCTCCGCAGTCGCCGTGAAGGGTTAGGCTTGCAGTTACGCGACCATGAAATTTAAAGACTAGTACAAATATTATTATGCAGTTTTTTAACCGCGTTAAATTCCGCACACCCGAAAGTGTCGAACTAGAATTTACCCTCGCTGGTATAGGAAACCGTGCTTGGGCTTTACTAATTGACTATTTCGTATTGGCTGTAATTTTATTAGTGTGTATCTATACCTGGATTTCTATATCTGGTCAGTTAGCCGATATTTTGCAGGATCAAGATACTATTGGTTCACAAGTGGGACTTTGGTTAATCGCCATTACTTTTTTACTTCTGTTCGGAATTTACGTTGGTTATTTTGTATTTTTTGAAACTATTTGGCAAGGACAAACCCCAGGAAAACGCTTTGCTAAAATTCGCGTTGTGCGAGATGATGGTAGACCTGTTGGGTTAGCCCAAGCAACTTTACGTGCCTTATTGCGCCCTTTAGAC
This window of the Nostoc sp. HK-01 genome carries:
- a CDS encoding putative methyltransferase, translated to MKKSNYYDNIAPIYDQTRWLSELIAEEVADFILQLVCAAPETSFLEPGVGTGLNVIPLVKRGYSVTGIDVSEEMLNQCRQKLNGTPENLRLIQADASQLPFSDNSFDVVLTVHILHTVADWRAFLDEIERVLKPGGFYLNCQWITPPARREFESYFRSILSKYEESKPISQPIHAIDVQEYLHQKGYIANYLVAKEWLVSNTIDDLINFFQSRAYGLCWGLSDDKYHLAINEFKEFCLNHYGSLDKIISSPAKFEIWAYRKV
- a CDS encoding fdxN element excision controlling factor XisH, whose product is MPKLDIIHNSVKNALIKDGWVITDDPYIIQYRKTVLYADIGAERPIAAQRDGQKLVVEVKSFIGTSKIQDLKEALGQYDIYRYLLEETAPDRKLYIAISKVAYKTFFIQDITQLILNKHRLPIIVVDIETEEIQQWIN
- a CDS encoding hypothetical protein (similar to XisI protein), encoding MDKLTEYPKLIKRILTEYVELSNRHSNSDIERFLIVDESQNNYIWMNLGWQNGDRVSGITVYVRIRDGKFWIEEDWTEDGIATDLVRAGVPKDDIVLAFHEPQMRQYTDFAVAS
- a CDS encoding glutathione S-transferase domain-containing protein, with the translated sequence MSNLQLYFAKASTFSQRTRVVLLEKKIDFTPIEIDLQNKPSDFTQVSRYGKVPAIKHGDVEIYESAVINEYLEEVFPEPALLPHDPTTKAIARIWIDYANTRFVPAFNKFLRGKDAQEQEQGRKEFIEALLYIEQEGLGKFSGNGPYWFGEQFSLVDISFYPWFERLPVLEHFRKFTLPAETPRLLQWWNAVESRESVQAVANPVSFYLERFAKVLGEPNGVAVAQK
- a CDS encoding short-chain dehydrogenase/reductase SDR, with the translated sequence MTGKLEGKVAIVTGASAGIGEATAIALAAEGAQVVIAARRSDRLDTVAQKITENGGKVLPIVTDVTDEAQVKNLVDKAIAAWGRVDILVNNAGIAVIGEIDGGNTANWRRMIDINVLGVLYATHSVLPILKAQNSGHIVNISSVAGRTARAGIGIYNATKWGVNGFSEALRQEVYQHNIRVTIIEPGLVDTEINDLIDDPIAKERSEERRKTVTPLESEDIAAAIVYAVTQPPRVNVNEILIRPTQQGW
- a CDS encoding abortive infection protein; protein product: MSKNLNRLFNLIITRLTKGILTIPAPDNWFITVIMLVFYSLIALPIGLYFGFLKFGWAQLTLGDFFTVVGICLFAPAITEELFFRVLLLPHITEEVTKIRKMLWGCISLAIFIVYHPLNALTAYPAGNPTFMNVIFLFQAGVLGIICTVAYLQSGSLWPSVIMHWIIVVVWLVLFGGYEKLST
- a CDS encoding twin-arginine translocation pathway signal, with the protein product MKEISRRQFITTATLTTGFVLAVQPVFAKVITTDSKGLTAGAVKIPVKDGEIPAYRAVPATGSNFPVVLVIQEIFGVHEHIQDVCRRFAKLGYLAIAPELFVRQGDVSKLSNIDEIRQIVAKVPDAQVLSDLDATVNWAVKSAKGNTKRIGITGFCWGGRITWLYAAHNPQVKAGVAWYGRLVGNASELTPKHPVDIASTLKVPVLGLYGGKDTGIPVDTVEQMRDRLKSSSSKSEIIVYPDAPHAFFADYRPSYREQEAKEGWQKLQAWFKQHGV
- a CDS encoding short-chain dehydrogenase/reductase SDR; translated protein: MTTTALIVGAGNGLSASLARLFAAEGMSVALAARRIDKLSTLSQEIGAVSFACDASQPNDVNQLFNNVEQKLGAPTVVVYNPSFRVTGKLIDLDPSEVAKSLEITAYGGFLVAQAAAKRMLKLGEGSIFFTGASASVKGYPRSAPFAMGKFALRGLVQSIARELAPQNVHVAHFIIDGGIRSDIRQEATDKPDSLLDPDAIAQTYLNILRQPRSAWTWEIELRPWVETF
- a CDS encoding RDD domain-containing protein; translated protein: MQFFNRVKFRTPESVELEFTLAGIGNRAWALLIDYFVLAVILLVCIYTWISISGQLADILQDQDTIGSQVGLWLIAITFLLLFGIYVGYFVFFETIWQGQTPGKRFAKIRVVRDDGRPVGLAQATLRALLRPLDEFLFLGSFLIMFSHREKRLGDWAAGTIVIEAERAIASATFTISEQAKSLYTELLSIADLSQLLPDDFAIIREYLQRRGAMAAKSRVALASKLTQQVAAIINLDQLPEVPPDIFLEAIYLAYQHKEF
- a CDS encoding glutathione S-transferase-like protein gives rise to the protein MTTPTTASTWEQLSEIAQKHTPARRVRRPGQSPSTAPIPSSLHKLPPDTTPPVLLYRDTNSWCPFCERVWFALEEKQIPFETEFIDLSNKPKWYTDLVPTTLVPAAKIEGQLVYESKDILLALEARFPSPSLLPEDPEENAVARQWVEDAETNGFRNLAYKFLRETPTDADELANLQATFEASLDELEQTLGKYPGPYFLSTFSLVDIMYSPHLDRLAANLPVYRGYQIKGNPRFPRINAWFAALNERPAYHRVKSDDTTNNLLLRRRFGIEPTGNALPLNTADSNAIQYRAEAAERLSDNHEVAIADIIKNSGVQALAVDGDITTVKEAVDLHLRLLAEYLIHGDSAPLPGGRTGGKNSIETTISAVGAIALAYVRNRVCAPRDMSAGAATAFRAAVDQVLASLY